A region of Cellulophaga sp. RHA19 DNA encodes the following proteins:
- a CDS encoding GNAT family N-acetyltransferase, giving the protein MLQSQRIQFTPLSTTYKKPLEDLFCKNPLVMQNTLKGRVLTANELQKIVEDDFITTTDETVGFWCLTNKEDNAFIGVSGLLKCNYLGKESYEFGFILDDNFWGKGIATEIGEFWIDYAKNELNLNEILATASPENHASRRVLEKLDLQMVRQFTSKERGARLLFSKKL; this is encoded by the coding sequence ATGTTACAAAGTCAAAGAATACAATTTACGCCCTTAAGTACAACCTACAAAAAACCCCTAGAAGACTTGTTTTGCAAAAACCCACTTGTAATGCAAAACACTTTAAAAGGTCGTGTTTTAACAGCTAACGAGCTTCAAAAAATAGTTGAAGATGATTTTATTACCACAACAGACGAAACTGTTGGTTTCTGGTGTTTAACCAATAAAGAAGACAATGCTTTTATTGGTGTCTCGGGTTTATTAAAATGTAATTATCTTGGTAAAGAAAGTTATGAGTTTGGTTTTATATTAGACGATAATTTTTGGGGAAAAGGTATTGCTACAGAAATAGGTGAATTTTGGATAGATTACGCAAAAAATGAGCTTAATTTAAACGAAATTTTAGCCACTGCAAGCCCAGAGAATCACGCTTCCAGGAGAGTTTTAGAAAAGCTAGATTTACAAATGGTACGCCAGTTTACCTCTAAAGAGCGTGGGGCAAGGTTATTATTTAGCAAAAAACTTTAG
- a CDS encoding zinc-dependent metalloprotease, translating to MRKNQFAFIVKIMLFILFLGSTISVSAQKNNKKDKEQSKDSLNKGYKDYAKLIEKATLTKGLFSVIKTDSDYYFEIPDSLFTRQFLIVNKISQVPLAINEHGLNKGMNYENKLITFHKDSLSKTIWVKTSNPMVSSPKDDAITLSVKDNFAESIIEKFDIESYNPKTNAPLIKVNKVFNGKEKSFNDVLNNVGLGGSVKSDLSYIQKIKSFPENVVVKSQLTTTVNEGGPAMYVTLGVTSNIVLLPKTPMQARELDKRVGFFTEKHWSFNDKQQAMQKQEFITRWRLEPKAEDVEKYTNGELVEPKKPIVYYIDPATPKQWRSYIIQGVKDWQVAFEKAGFKNAIIAKEPDANDKDFDIDDVRYSVITYAASPQANAMGPSVVDPRSGEIIEADIIWWHNVMTSLQSWMRIQTGPIDSKSRGNVFNDAHMGEAIRFVSSHEVGHTFGLKHNMGASHSFPVDSLRSKTFTDKMGGTAPSIMDYARYNYVAQPEDNITSITPKIGVYDTYAIQWGYKWFKNKTDEKRELQKLVNGHNNDPLYFYGEQQSYKNTVDPRSQSEDLGDNAMLASTYGLKNLKRVANNLEKWTYQEGEDYYKTGKLYLGVIGQWNMYNAHVTNNVGGVYLNTIQHGDGKESYQPVSYQLQKDAVAYLNKNVFTLPEWLFFNPVLKHTYAIKDSPFGPFEQTPYTLARALQYDALYNLLQDERLLRLVEANLYNPEKAPRYSVQNLFTDLRSHIFRNTKKGKSLELVDRMVQKNYVDVLLVGTQKIMEKTTVKSNATLDFHLDGSFCSVALNEKNKARNINYTSMKRTSEITSYKRQELQNVLQLLQKKKRKGDANTQAHYNDLIYRIKNTLKF from the coding sequence ATGCGTAAAAATCAGTTTGCATTTATAGTAAAAATAATGCTGTTTATTCTTTTTTTAGGAAGTACAATTAGTGTTTCTGCTCAAAAAAACAATAAAAAAGACAAAGAACAATCTAAAGATAGCTTAAATAAAGGGTATAAAGATTATGCTAAGCTTATAGAAAAAGCGACTTTAACTAAAGGCTTATTCTCTGTTATAAAAACTGATAGCGATTATTATTTTGAAATTCCTGATAGCCTTTTTACAAGACAATTTTTAATTGTAAATAAAATATCTCAGGTTCCTTTAGCAATAAATGAGCACGGTTTAAACAAAGGAATGAATTATGAAAACAAACTAATTACTTTTCATAAAGACAGTCTGTCCAAAACAATTTGGGTTAAAACTAGTAACCCAATGGTTTCTTCTCCAAAAGATGACGCTATTACATTGTCTGTAAAAGATAATTTTGCAGAATCTATTATAGAAAAGTTTGATATTGAAAGCTACAATCCTAAAACAAATGCGCCTTTAATTAAGGTAAATAAGGTTTTTAATGGTAAAGAAAAAAGCTTTAATGATGTACTTAATAATGTTGGTTTAGGCGGTAGCGTTAAAAGCGATTTATCATACATTCAAAAAATAAAGTCGTTTCCAGAAAATGTTGTAGTTAAGTCTCAGTTAACCACAACGGTTAATGAAGGTGGGCCAGCTATGTACGTTACATTAGGGGTAACTAGCAATATAGTATTGTTGCCAAAAACACCAATGCAAGCAAGAGAATTAGATAAACGTGTTGGTTTTTTTACAGAAAAGCATTGGTCTTTTAATGACAAGCAACAAGCAATGCAAAAGCAAGAGTTTATTACCAGATGGCGTTTAGAGCCTAAAGCTGAAGATGTAGAGAAATATACAAACGGTGAGTTGGTAGAGCCTAAAAAGCCAATAGTATATTATATAGACCCAGCTACACCTAAACAGTGGAGAAGTTATATAATACAAGGTGTAAAAGATTGGCAGGTAGCTTTTGAAAAAGCAGGTTTTAAAAATGCAATTATAGCAAAAGAACCAGATGCTAATGATAAAGATTTTGATATAGATGATGTACGTTATTCTGTAATTACTTATGCAGCATCACCACAAGCAAATGCTATGGGGCCATCTGTTGTAGATCCAAGAAGTGGAGAAATTATTGAAGCAGATATTATTTGGTGGCATAATGTAATGACATCTTTACAAAGTTGGATGCGTATACAAACAGGACCAATAGATAGCAAGTCTAGAGGTAATGTTTTTAATGATGCACATATGGGAGAAGCAATTAGGTTTGTATCTTCTCATGAGGTAGGGCATACATTTGGATTAAAACACAATATGGGTGCTTCGCATAGTTTTCCGGTAGATTCACTACGTTCTAAAACGTTTACAGATAAAATGGGTGGTACAGCACCATCAATTATGGACTACGCTCGTTACAACTACGTAGCGCAACCAGAGGATAATATTACGTCAATTACACCAAAAATTGGAGTTTATGATACATACGCAATTCAATGGGGATACAAATGGTTTAAAAATAAGACTGATGAAAAACGCGAACTTCAAAAACTAGTAAATGGTCATAATAACGATCCGCTTTATTTTTACGGCGAACAACAATCTTATAAAAATACGGTAGATCCTAGGTCACAGTCTGAAGATTTAGGTGACAACGCAATGCTTGCAAGTACATACGGATTAAAAAATTTAAAACGTGTAGCTAATAATCTTGAAAAGTGGACTTACCAAGAAGGTGAAGACTATTACAAAACAGGCAAACTATATTTGGGAGTTATAGGACAGTGGAATATGTACAATGCGCACGTAACAAATAATGTAGGCGGTGTATATTTAAATACTATACAACACGGAGATGGTAAAGAGAGTTACCAGCCGGTTTCTTATCAATTACAAAAAGATGCCGTTGCCTACTTAAATAAAAACGTATTTACATTACCAGAGTGGTTGTTTTTTAATCCGGTTTTAAAACATACTTATGCTATAAAAGACTCTCCTTTTGGTCCGTTTGAGCAAACACCATATACTTTAGCAAGAGCATTACAGTATGATGCCTTATATAATCTTTTACAAGACGAACGTTTGTTGCGTTTGGTAGAAGCTAATTTATATAACCCAGAAAAAGCACCACGCTACTCTGTACAAAACTTATTTACAGACTTGCGTTCACATATTTTTAGAAATACAAAAAAGGGTAAGTCGCTTGAGTTGGTAGATCGTATGGTGCAAAAAAATTATGTAGATGTATTGCTTGTTGGAACACAAAAGATCATGGAAAAAACCACAGTTAAAAGTAACGCTACGTTAGATTTTCATTTAGATGGTAGTTTTTGTTCGGTTGCTTTAAACGAAAAAAATAAGGCACGTAATATTAATTATACCTCTATGAAGCGTACATCAGAGATAACATCATACAAAAGACAAGAGTTGCAAAACGTACTACAATTATTACAAAAAAAGAAACGTAAGGGTGATGCTAATACGCAGGCACATTATAATGATTTGATTTATCGTATTAAAAACACTCTAAAATTTTAA
- a CDS encoding NAD(P)/FAD-dependent oxidoreductase yields MKRRESIKLSALALTAIAIPLSVSAITKLNPMRQKQIFDVIIIGGSYSGLSAAMTLGRSLRNVIIIDAGKPCNRDTPHSQNFITQDGEKPNIISEKAKKQVLAYNSVKLVSDTAINAKKVTDGFRVNTQSGTTYNAKKIIVATGVKDILPEIKGLKETWAKSVIHCPYCHGYEFKNKKTAILSNGDKAYHLIPLVHNLSKQLTIITQGKHNFSAEQLKNIKKNNISIIEKEIIEIEHQNGAVKSVIYNDNSKQDFDAIYVQIDFKQHTNIPQEIGCVLTDQGYIQVDDMQKTNIHGVYACGDNTTRFRSVANAVRSGNVAGSMLNMELSHEEF; encoded by the coding sequence ATGAAAAGAAGAGAAAGTATTAAATTAAGTGCTTTGGCTTTAACAGCTATAGCAATTCCACTATCTGTATCTGCAATTACTAAACTAAATCCTATGAGACAAAAACAAATATTTGATGTAATAATAATTGGCGGTAGTTACTCTGGTTTATCTGCCGCAATGACTTTGGGTCGCTCTCTTAGAAATGTAATAATTATAGATGCAGGCAAACCTTGCAACAGAGATACACCACATTCTCAGAATTTTATAACACAAGACGGGGAAAAACCAAACATAATTTCTGAAAAAGCTAAGAAACAGGTATTAGCTTATAACAGCGTTAAGCTAGTTTCTGATACTGCTATAAATGCTAAAAAAGTAACAGATGGTTTTAGAGTAAACACGCAATCTGGTACCACCTACAATGCAAAAAAAATAATTGTTGCTACTGGCGTAAAAGACATATTACCAGAAATTAAAGGCCTTAAAGAGACTTGGGCAAAATCTGTTATTCATTGCCCTTATTGCCATGGCTATGAATTTAAAAACAAAAAAACAGCTATTTTATCTAACGGAGATAAAGCCTATCACCTAATACCATTAGTACATAATTTAAGTAAGCAGCTTACAATTATTACACAAGGCAAGCATAACTTTAGCGCAGAACAATTAAAAAACATAAAAAAGAATAACATTTCTATTATTGAAAAAGAAATAATAGAGATAGAACACCAAAACGGCGCAGTTAAAAGTGTAATTTATAACGATAATAGTAAACAAGATTTTGATGCCATTTATGTTCAAATAGACTTTAAACAACATACAAACATACCACAAGAAATAGGTTGTGTACTTACAGACCAAGGTTATATACAAGTAGATGATATGCAAAAAACAAATATACACGGAGTTTATGCTTGCGGAGATAATACTACAAGATTTAGGTCTGTTGCAAACGCGGTACGTTCTGGTAATGTTGCTGGTTCTATGTTAAATATGGAGCTTTCTCACGAAGAATTTTAG
- a CDS encoding SusC/RagA family TonB-linked outer membrane protein — MNKFLFTLFFVAVTAAWAQDTRTITGEVIGAEDGMPLPGASVYVSKNMIANETGVAGVIENTSIGVVVDFNGKFSLKLPIGVTQITVSYLGYQTKTINLTASSSYTISLKENVDSLDEVILTGYQKVEKRKLTSSVAKVKMDDIEQIGVSSVDQLLQGQVAGVVATTQTGAPGAPAKIRIRGTASLSGPQDPLWVVDGLPLDGNDVPDFSDKDNIDQLRNYAIAGLNPSDIEDITILKDAAATAIYGARAANGVIVVTTRRGKSGKMRVNFSANTFFSAKPNFDELNLMNSQQKVDFELGLAARTDLDFRTNKGEVTRILSNSGELGTYQTNGFSSLSTATQSQINALKNNNANWGDLLYQTSVNTQYSLGISGGTDTSDYYFSLGYYDEEGTTIGTGLERYNITLKNNFDISDRLSAGASVFLSQSKKESYLTGTDAFTNPANYSRNVNPYFTPYAADGSYNYDQDIEGTDGRYVPFNFLEERENTAYNLKNQAVKAIFDGAYKITNDLTFSTQLGLQFDKTSTEKYAAEETYFSRKEREKSRRYDSSISDYYYYFLPEGGIIQNWNEDFFQYNWKSLLTYDTSFGKHEIEGLLGSEFRRSKFTNIMSRGFGYNKNTLTTTPIIFPNEDTANESSYQTYDKTTAENAYASFYATGSYTYDRKYTFFGSVRYDGSNLFGVDPKYKYLPLWSVSGSWLASEEDFLKTSDVISNLRFRGSYGLQGNIDRNTSPFVIGEYNKTSILPGTSEETIVVTSPPNAKLRWEKTTNTNVGMDLGLFNGRISIAADVYKRNSTDLIGLRSVPLENGFEFTNLNWAEVTNKGYEISLSTRNIVTKDFSWTTNINISHNKSNVDKIQVRDNSFLPSREGLPVNAVFALKTAGIDESGYPLFKRGDEVVSAVELFKLTDPWADFFPGFITESGLTNEEFRDLFSYVGDQDPKYSGGIINTFKYKNLDFTVAANFNLKQTVVERQPYNGTQIDRGQNYSARVLNAWSPTNTTSNLPGIVGETSGADGSWMAYKWFSGINPIETMPLLDTWVKEMSYIRINSMRVGYSFPKSLTTKLNISSFRLNLEGKNLLVFGSNYDGYFDPETYGNIYAQPISKTIALGLNVTF; from the coding sequence ATGAATAAATTCCTTTTTACGTTATTCTTTGTTGCTGTTACCGCAGCGTGGGCACAGGATACGAGAACAATTACCGGAGAGGTAATAGGAGCAGAAGATGGTATGCCTTTGCCTGGAGCATCGGTTTACGTCTCTAAAAACATGATTGCCAATGAAACTGGCGTTGCTGGTGTCATAGAAAATACATCTATTGGCGTTGTTGTAGATTTTAATGGTAAGTTTTCATTAAAACTACCAATAGGAGTAACTCAGATTACAGTTTCTTACTTAGGCTATCAAACCAAAACAATTAACCTAACAGCATCTAGTAGCTATACTATTTCTTTAAAAGAAAATGTAGATAGTTTAGATGAGGTTATTTTAACAGGATACCAAAAGGTAGAAAAAAGAAAACTAACTTCTTCTGTTGCTAAGGTTAAGATGGATGACATTGAGCAGATTGGTGTTTCTAGCGTAGACCAATTGCTACAGGGACAAGTTGCAGGTGTAGTTGCTACTACGCAAACCGGAGCTCCTGGTGCACCAGCAAAAATTAGAATTAGAGGTACAGCTTCTTTATCTGGTCCACAAGATCCATTGTGGGTTGTAGACGGTTTGCCATTAGATGGTAATGATGTGCCAGATTTTAGTGATAAAGATAATATAGACCAATTACGTAATTATGCTATTGCTGGTTTAAACCCTAGTGATATAGAAGATATTACCATTTTAAAAGATGCTGCTGCCACTGCTATTTATGGTGCTAGAGCGGCAAATGGTGTTATTGTAGTAACTACAAGAAGAGGTAAAAGCGGAAAAATGAGAGTTAACTTTTCTGCAAACACGTTTTTTTCTGCAAAGCCTAATTTTGATGAGTTAAACCTTATGAACTCGCAACAAAAAGTAGATTTTGAACTTGGTTTAGCGGCACGTACAGATTTAGATTTTAGAACTAATAAAGGTGAGGTTACACGTATTTTAAGTAATTCTGGAGAGTTAGGAACGTACCAAACTAATGGTTTTTCTTCATTAAGTACGGCTACACAATCTCAAATAAATGCATTAAAAAATAACAATGCTAACTGGGGAGATTTGCTATATCAAACTAGTGTAAACACACAGTATAGTTTAGGTATTTCTGGTGGTACAGATACATCAGACTACTATTTTTCATTAGGCTATTATGATGAAGAAGGTACTACTATTGGTACTGGTTTAGAGCGTTACAACATCACTCTTAAAAATAATTTTGATATTAGCGACCGTTTAAGTGCTGGTGCTTCTGTTTTTCTTTCTCAGTCTAAAAAAGAATCATACTTAACAGGTACAGATGCTTTTACAAACCCTGCAAATTATAGCAGAAACGTAAACCCGTATTTTACTCCTTACGCGGCAGATGGGTCTTACAATTACGATCAAGATATAGAGGGTACAGATGGTAGATACGTGCCTTTTAACTTTTTAGAAGAAAGAGAAAACACTGCATACAATTTAAAAAATCAGGCTGTAAAAGCAATTTTTGATGGTGCTTATAAAATTACAAACGATCTTACTTTTTCTACACAATTAGGTTTACAGTTTGATAAAACTAGTACGGAGAAATATGCAGCAGAGGAGACTTATTTTTCTAGAAAAGAACGTGAAAAAAGTAGGCGTTATGACTCTAGCATAAGCGATTATTATTATTACTTTTTGCCAGAAGGGGGCATTATACAAAACTGGAACGAAGACTTTTTTCAGTACAACTGGAAATCTTTATTGACGTATGATACTAGTTTTGGTAAACATGAAATAGAAGGTTTGTTGGGGTCTGAGTTTAGACGATCTAAGTTTACCAACATTATGAGTCGTGGTTTTGGGTATAACAAAAACACTCTTACTACTACACCTATAATTTTCCCTAATGAAGATACTGCTAATGAAAGTTCTTATCAGACTTATGATAAAACTACAGCGGAGAATGCATACGCGTCTTTTTACGCTACAGGTTCTTATACTTATGATCGTAAATACACATTTTTTGGTAGCGTACGTTATGATGGGTCTAACTTATTTGGCGTAGATCCTAAATACAAATATTTACCATTATGGTCTGTTTCTGGATCTTGGTTGGCTAGTGAAGAGGACTTTTTAAAAACAAGTGACGTTATATCTAATCTTCGTTTTAGAGGATCTTATGGTTTGCAAGGTAATATAGACCGTAACACATCTCCTTTTGTTATAGGTGAGTATAACAAAACAAGTATTTTGCCAGGAACTTCTGAAGAAACAATTGTGGTAACGTCTCCACCAAACGCTAAGTTACGTTGGGAAAAAACAACTAATACCAATGTAGGTATGGACTTAGGCTTGTTTAATGGAAGAATTAGTATTGCCGCAGACGTATATAAACGTAACAGTACAGATTTAATTGGCTTACGTTCTGTGCCTTTAGAAAATGGATTTGAGTTTACAAATTTAAACTGGGCAGAGGTTACTAATAAAGGGTATGAGATTAGTTTGTCTACCAGAAACATTGTAACCAAAGATTTTTCTTGGACAACAAACATTAATATATCTCACAACAAAAGTAATGTAGACAAAATACAGGTTAGAGATAATAGCTTTTTACCATCTAGAGAAGGTTTACCAGTAAATGCAGTATTTGCTTTAAAAACTGCTGGTATAGATGAAAGTGGTTACCCATTATTTAAACGTGGAGATGAGGTTGTATCTGCGGTAGAGTTGTTTAAGTTAACAGACCCTTGGGCAGATTTTTTCCCTGGATTTATAACAGAGTCTGGTTTAACTAATGAAGAGTTTAGAGATTTATTTAGTTACGTTGGTGATCAGGATCCTAAATATAGTGGTGGTATCATAAACACTTTTAAATACAAAAACTTAGATTTTACAGTTGCTGCTAACTTTAATTTAAAGCAGACTGTGGTAGAACGTCAGCCATATAACGGTACACAAATAGATCGTGGTCAAAATTACTCTGCTAGAGTTTTAAATGCGTGGTCACCAACAAACACAACTAGTAATTTACCTGGTATTGTAGGGGAAACATCTGGAGCAGATGGCTCCTGGATGGCTTACAAGTGGTTTAGTGGTATAAACCCAATAGAAACTATGCCACTATTAGATACTTGGGTAAAAGAAATGAGTTATATAAGAATTAATAGTATGCGCGTAGGCTATAGTTTTCCTAAATCCTTAACCACGAAGTTAAATATAAGTAGCTTCCGTTTAAACCTAGAAGGAAAAAATTTATTGGTATTTGGGTCTAATTATGATGGTTATTTTGATCCTGAGACTTACGGAAATATCTATGCGCAACCTATTTCAAAAACTATTGCTTTAGGTTTAAATGTAACTTTTTAA
- a CDS encoding RagB/SusD family nutrient uptake outer membrane protein: MKQIHIYTLAILTFFMVSCDDYLEIQPEGKVIPESLEEFRAVLTKGYDIFPEQKSRVAYRTDELVLDENSFDFPSYKDVYTWKDANPDPQTAPYPYIQMYNSIFYANHVIEDGKDKIEDSEEKNQLLGEAYALRAYAHFDLVNLYGKPYNATTASSDTGVPLALEIDLEQVFTPVSVQAVYSQVLKDIATSKSLLNVTKFDAGLNYRFTKTAILALETRVHTYMNNSDAALTAVNAALSLNKELVNLNDTPELPNTFTSVESIMALEDVFDSSVRNSSFISDDLVAIYDTTNDLRFGLYFNVDGSSYKAAKGGDQKFKCSFRVSDLVLLKAEAQAKLGALDEAKATLLAFMQNRYQSAHMTSLTTGINAMSANEFMQELYTERWRELALEGHRWFDLRRSNQKAITHSLSGEDFQLSENDPRYILPFPADARLNNPEL; the protein is encoded by the coding sequence ATGAAACAAATACATATATACACACTAGCAATACTTACCTTTTTTATGGTAAGTTGTGATGATTATTTGGAAATACAGCCAGAAGGAAAAGTTATACCAGAAAGTTTAGAGGAATTTAGAGCAGTTTTAACTAAAGGCTATGATATTTTTCCAGAGCAAAAATCTAGAGTAGCTTACAGGACAGATGAATTGGTTTTAGATGAAAATAGTTTCGATTTTCCATCTTACAAAGATGTTTATACTTGGAAAGATGCAAATCCTGATCCGCAAACTGCTCCTTATCCATACATACAAATGTATAATTCTATTTTCTACGCCAATCACGTAATAGAAGATGGTAAAGATAAAATTGAAGATTCAGAAGAAAAAAACCAATTGCTAGGTGAAGCTTATGCGCTTAGAGCTTATGCACATTTTGACTTGGTTAATCTTTATGGTAAACCTTATAATGCTACCACGGCTAGTTCTGATACAGGAGTACCGTTGGCACTAGAAATAGATCTAGAACAGGTATTTACACCCGTATCTGTACAGGCGGTTTATAGTCAAGTTTTAAAAGACATAGCAACATCAAAATCTCTTTTAAACGTTACAAAGTTTGATGCAGGCTTAAATTATAGGTTTACAAAAACAGCAATTTTAGCCTTAGAGACTAGGGTGCATACCTATATGAATAATAGTGATGCAGCTTTAACAGCTGTAAATGCAGCTTTATCATTAAACAAAGAACTTGTTAATTTAAATGATACTCCAGAATTGCCAAACACGTTTACATCTGTAGAGTCTATTATGGCTTTAGAAGATGTTTTTGATTCTAGCGTAAGAAATAGTTCATTTATTTCTGATGACTTAGTAGCTATTTATGACACAACAAACGATTTAAGATTTGGATTGTACTTTAATGTAGATGGTAGTAGTTACAAAGCAGCTAAAGGTGGAGATCAAAAGTTTAAGTGCTCGTTTAGAGTATCAGATTTAGTGTTGTTAAAGGCAGAAGCACAAGCTAAATTAGGTGCTTTAGATGAAGCAAAGGCAACCTTGTTAGCATTTATGCAAAACCGTTACCAAAGTGCTCATATGACTAGTTTAACAACAGGTATAAATGCAATGTCTGCTAATGAGTTTATGCAAGAATTGTATACAGAGCGTTGGAGAGAATTAGCACTTGAAGGTCACCGTTGGTTTGATTTAAGAAGAAGTAACCAAAAAGCAATTACACATAGTTTAAGTGGAGAAGATTTTCAGTTAAGTGAAAATGACCCACGATATATTTTACCATTCCCTGCGGATGCAAGATTAAATAACCCGGAATTATAA
- a CDS encoding LytR/AlgR family response regulator transcription factor: protein MLIVVVEDEDLAADYLIGLLKAQSVVPVTKIIHLGSVQEMVSFFNSAQPDLVFMDIHLGDGKSLEAFTQTNIIAPIVFTTAYDDYAIRVFKHFTIDYLLKPFEAKDVYKALQKYTQIKENFSFYNTAKSLEALDSKTQQERFLVQSGHQLKSIESAEVAFFYSEGKNLFLFTTTSENYLYKDTLRDISEKLNPEVFFKVNRNYIIHINAIKEIVKHSPQKIELHLKVTHASTKPILVSKFEVKNFKIWLDK, encoded by the coding sequence ATGCTTATAGTTGTAGTAGAAGATGAAGATTTGGCAGCAGATTATTTAATTGGTTTGCTAAAAGCGCAAAGTGTTGTGCCTGTAACTAAAATAATACATTTGGGTTCTGTGCAAGAAATGGTGTCTTTTTTTAATAGTGCACAGCCAGACTTAGTTTTTATGGATATTCATTTGGGTGATGGTAAAAGTTTAGAGGCTTTTACACAAACAAATATTATTGCTCCTATAGTTTTTACCACTGCTTATGATGATTATGCCATACGCGTATTTAAACACTTTACAATAGACTATTTGCTTAAGCCTTTTGAAGCTAAAGATGTGTACAAGGCATTACAAAAGTATACGCAGATAAAAGAAAATTTTTCATTCTACAACACTGCAAAATCCTTAGAGGCCTTAGATAGTAAAACACAACAAGAGCGCTTTTTAGTGCAGTCTGGTCATCAACTAAAATCTATAGAAAGTGCTGAGGTTGCCTTTTTTTATAGCGAAGGAAAAAACCTCTTCTTATTTACAACCACATCTGAAAATTACTTGTATAAAGACACGTTACGAGATATATCAGAAAAACTAAACCCTGAAGTCTTTTTTAAGGTAAACAGAAATTATATTATACATATAAATGCGATAAAAGAAATTGTAAAGCATAGTCCACAAAAAATAGAATTACATTTAAAAGTTACACACGCAAGCACAAAACCTATTTTAGTAAGCAAGTTTGAGGTTAAAAACTTTAAAATTTGGTTAGATAAGTAG
- a CDS encoding VanW family protein, with the protein MNEIQKPINRSRLRQLLGKEYFILKRKYHWLSSNKKWATTKSTTLFNNSVFKHQSMILRPLKDVDMYLQENKRKNLEIAISHINTVIIKPNETFSIWKLVGRPTKRKGYLEGLILSQGQIAKDTGGGLCQLGNLLFWVFAHSPLTVTERYRHGFDVFPDINRKVPFGAGATLSYNYIDLQVKNETENNFQIHLWLDDTHLHGELVSKEKINANYTIEERNHIIKQQFWGGYSRHNQIVQIEDINGEQTEKLLVTNNAIMMYNPFLTEQKE; encoded by the coding sequence ATGAATGAAATACAGAAACCCATAAACAGAAGCAGGTTAAGGCAACTATTAGGTAAAGAATATTTTATTTTAAAGAGAAAATATCATTGGTTGTCATCTAATAAAAAGTGGGCAACTACCAAAAGTACTACTCTATTTAACAATTCAGTTTTTAAACATCAATCTATGATTCTACGTCCGTTAAAAGATGTAGATATGTATTTGCAAGAAAACAAGAGAAAGAATTTAGAAATTGCAATTAGCCACATAAATACTGTTATTATTAAACCAAATGAAACATTTTCTATTTGGAAATTAGTGGGAAGACCAACAAAGCGCAAAGGATATTTAGAAGGTTTAATTCTAAGTCAAGGGCAAATTGCCAAAGACACAGGAGGTGGTTTATGTCAGCTTGGGAACTTATTGTTTTGGGTATTTGCACACTCCCCTCTTACAGTTACAGAAAGGTACAGACACGGTTTTGATGTTTTCCCGGATATTAACCGTAAAGTACCCTTTGGAGCCGGCGCAACATTGTCTTATAATTATATAGATTTACAGGTGAAAAATGAAACTGAAAATAATTTTCAGATACACCTATGGTTAGATGATACTCATTTGCACGGAGAATTAGTTTCTAAAGAAAAAATTAATGCTAATTATACTATTGAAGAGCGCAATCACATTATAAAACAACAATTTTGGGGTGGTTATTCTCGTCATAATCAAATTGTACAAATTGAAGATATAAACGGAGAGCAAACTGAAAAATTACTAGTTACTAACAATGCTATTATGATGTACAATCCGTTTTTAACTGAACAAAAAGAGTAG